One Panulirus ornatus isolate Po-2019 unplaced genomic scaffold, ASM3632096v1 CTG_1655_pilon, whole genome shotgun sequence genomic window, gtgggaagtattctttgtcccctatatatatatatatatatatatatatatatatatatatatttatatatatatatatatatatatatatatatatatatatatatatatatatatatatatatatatatatatatatatatatatatatatatatatatatatatatatatatatatatatatatatatatatatatatatatatatatatatatatatatatatacatatatatatatatgcctgaagattggcggaatgcgtgcatagtgccattgtacaaaggcaaaggggataagagtgagtgctcaaattacagaggtataagtttgttgagtattcctggtaaattatatgggagggtattgattgagagggggaaggcatgtacagagcatcagactggggaagagcagtgtggtttcagaaatggtagaggatgtgtggatcaggtgtttgctttgaagaatgtatatgagaaatactttgaaaagcaaatggatttgtatgtagcatttatggatctggagaaggcatatgatagagttgatagagatgctctgtggaaggtattaagaatatattgtgtgggaggcaagttgttagaagcagtgaaaagtttttatcgaggatgtatggcatgtgtacgtgtaggaagagaggaaaatgattggttttcagtgaatgtaggtttgcggcaggggtgtgtgatgtcgccatggttgtttaaattgtttatggatgggcttgttagggaggtaaatgcaagagttttggaaggaggggcaagtatgaagtctgttggggatgagagagcttgggaagtgagtcagttgttgttcgctgatgatacagcgctggtggctgattcatgtgagaaactgcagaagctggtgactgagtttggtaaagtgtgtgaaagaagaaagttaagagtaaatgtgaataagagcaaggttattacgtacagtagggttgaggcaaaaatgggtatgtttgaaggaatagtggttctaacaatgttgtatggttgcgaggcgtgggctatggatagagttgtgcgcaggaggatggatgtgctggaaatgagatgtttgaggacaatgtgtggtgtgaggtggtttgatcgagtaagtaacgtaaggtaagagagatgtgtggaaataaaaagagtgtggttgagagagcagaagagggtgttttgaaatagtttgggcacatggagagaatgagtgaggaaagattgaccaagaggatatatgtgtcggaggtggagggaacgaggagaagtgggagaccaaattggaggtggaaagatggagtgaaaaagattttgtgcgatcggggcctggacatgcaggagggtgaaaggagggtaaggaatagagtgaattggatcgatgtggtataccggggttgacgtgctgtcagtggattgaatcagggcatgtgaagcgtctggggtaaaccatggaaagttgtgtaggtatgtatgtttgcgtgtgtggacgtatgtacatactttgtgtatgggggtgggttgggccatttctttcgtctgtttccttgcgctaccttgcaaacgcgggagacagcgacaaagcaaaaaaaaaaaaaaaaatatatatgtatataaatatacatatatatatatatatatatatatatatatatatatatatatatatatatatatatatatatatatatatatatatatatatatatatatatatatatatatatatatatatatatatatataattagtacCTTTATAATTTCCTTTGCCTTTATTGTCATCATGATTCTGCTGATTGTGAATGCCTTTGAAGTTATTTTTGTCATTCAGGACCTGCTTTCCTTTTGTCTCCGGTAGTTGAGTGGTTTGTTCTTCActgtcttcattttcttcaataCCTTGCACTAGCTCAGATGCTACAgtttcatcttcatcatattcataatcacagcccccatcatcactgcttacGGGGTATTGTCTTCTTCTATGGAACAAACTTGTTCATCAGTATCACTATCTGCTTCACTGACACTACTTCCATCAACCACAGTGATAATGGTGTCATTAAATCTtgactcatctttcttctttacaGGGATGTCTTTCTTTTTACAAATTGATATATGGAAGCTTGAATGCCAGCTGTATctttaatgaaatatgaaaatacgTCTCCTGTGCGGTCTTACGTGACATACAAGGTTAATGCAGCATTAGATAACAATCACTCAATTGTCAACAAATGATCCAAGCTCCTATAGGAAATTATAAAGGTACtaataagaaaaacaacaaaggaaATCAGCAGATTGCAAAAAACTTCAACAGTAAGACAGGCAACAGTCAGAAAAATAgcagcttcaacaacaacaacaacagaaacagcaataataacagcaccaccaacaacatcagcaacaacaacaagaaaatcaacaaaaacaatggtaacaacaggaacaacaacaacaacaataacaacaacaataataaaaacaacagtaacaaaaacaacaacaaaggcaccaataacaaaggcaacaacaacaacaccaacaacaacaacaattgcaAGAAAGATGGAGgtggagaaaaaaatgatataaatttCTTAAAGCAGTTGAAATCCTTGATATCCATTtacacaaaggaaaatgaaatatgccAGCCACCAATAGACAGTCTAGTGCTCAAACTACACTACCGAATGGGTGTCTGCATATTCTTGTTGACTTtcagtatgatacagtgtaacTGGTTCTTGAGGGAGTCCATCTACTGTGTGTATAATTTTAATGCTAAAGAAACTGTCAGCTTTGAAATAAAGAACATATGTCTCTCATATCCCTATGTATGTGAGATACCTGAGACTACAACTTATGAAGAAAGTGATTGTCCTCGTCGGTACATCTTATTTTACCGCTGGATACACTTCACTTTTCTCCTAACTGCATGTGCTTACTATATTCCACGGATGTTTTCAAAGAAAGCAGAAAATCCACGGCTTAAGAAACTTATTGTTGATTTAGCCAAAGAAGAACAGAGGTATGATGGGTCCACTTGGGAACAAGATACAGAGACAATGCTGAATTACATGCACGGCCACATCTCCACACATACAATGCTCTACTTTTGGCTTGTTTTGTGTCATGTGGTGGCATTGGTCATAGATGTAGCAGTCATTTTCTTCTTTGACTTCATGCTGCAGGGTAACTTTTTAAGGTTGGTATACTTGGCGTACCCATTTCAGCGTCACCCACAGAACTTTACAGACAAACTCTCCCGGACATTTCCTCCATTTGTACATTGCAAGCTTGATGGTTCTGTCTTAGTCAACAATGCTCGAGAAGATAATATTGGCTGTCATCTCACATTGATGGAATTgtatgaaaaagtttttatcttcCTGTGGATTTGGCTGGCATTAATAACAGTATGCACAGCTGTATCGGTGCTTTTTCTGTTACTTGTAACTTTACCTCCCTTTAATCGGCTCTTCCTGTGTATGCATTCATCCTCTAAGGGTATTAGAAATGTCAAGAATAAGGTACTGAAACTTTGTGGTTATgctgatttgtatgttttatactTATTCAAAAGACATAGGAGTGAAACACAGTTCATTATGTTTTTGACTAGGTTTGTTCATTGTGCTGAAAACAAAATGCTGGTTGGAAATGACGAAACAAATCCATCCAATTTGAATAAGCCAGCAAACACTGACAATGGCCTAGATTATCCCAGTAACACAAAAAATGAGAAATTTCTTAATTTCAATCATACATTTCCTCCAGATGCCCATACTTCTATTGATGTTTCAACCCCAATAAATAAGAATATCTTGACTGGTTTCTCTACAGGGGATCATATACGCAGTCGAAAATTTCATGCATCGTTATCAAGTCCAAAAGTTCAGCTACCTTCTGACTGCATTGAGGTACATTAGGTTTAGTATTCTAATGTGAAAGTAGCTTGAAAAGAGGAATGAAAATTGGGGAGGTTTGGAATAGCATGTTAAAGATGGTCATAATTACATTTggtatccctggggttaggggagaaagaatacttcccacgtattccctgcgtgtcgtagaaggcgactaaaaggggagggagcgggtggctggaaatcctcccctctcgtttttttttttttaattt contains:
- the LOC139748408 gene encoding innexin inx2-like; the encoded protein is MGVCIFLLTFSMIQCNWFLRESIYCVYNFNAKETVSFEIKNICLSYPYVCEIPETTTYEESDCPRRYILFYRWIHFTFLLTACAYYIPRMFSKKAENPRLKKLIVDLAKEEQRYDGSTWEQDTETMLNYMHGHISTHTMLYFWLVLCHVVALVIDVAVIFFFDFMLQGNFLRLVYLAYPFQRHPQNFTDKLSRTFPPFVHCKLDGSVLVNNAREDNIGCHLTLMELYEKVFIFLWIWLALITVCTAVSVLFLLLVTLPPFNRLFLCMHSSSKGIRNVKNKVLKLCGYADLYVLYLFKRHRSETQFIMFLTRFVHCAENKMLVGNDETNPSNLNKPANTDNGLDYPSNTKNEKFLNFNHTFPPDAHTSIDVSTPINKNILTGFSTGDHIRSRKFHASLSSPKVQLPSDCIEVH